A window of Ignatzschineria indica contains these coding sequences:
- a CDS encoding UDP-2,3-diacylglucosamine diphosphatase: MQEDSISLFISDIHLSESRNDLVTAFFYFIDKIAPSADQLYILGDLFDFWAGDDIETPLTLSVAKHLSALADRGTEITFIPGNRDFALGRRYAKSAKMEIAPSEIILKREGILLLHGDELCIDDHAYQRYKRWIRNPLILTLLRHLPKRYRLELAAKIKKKSGQSTARKIMDVNEHYTTQYFHKRGVSQMIHGHTHRPAIHHHGNEQYRYVLSDWDITGDYLKLEEGKITRHQFKIADFQSLS, encoded by the coding sequence ATGCAAGAGGATTCTATTTCACTCTTTATCAGTGATATCCATCTTAGTGAAAGTCGTAACGATCTCGTTACGGCTTTCTTCTATTTTATTGATAAAATCGCCCCTAGCGCTGATCAGCTCTATATTTTGGGAGATCTGTTTGACTTTTGGGCGGGTGATGACATTGAGACACCTTTAACTCTATCGGTAGCGAAACATCTATCAGCCTTAGCAGATCGTGGAACTGAAATTACCTTTATTCCCGGCAATCGTGACTTTGCATTAGGTAGGCGTTATGCCAAAAGTGCAAAAATGGAGATCGCACCGAGTGAAATTATCTTAAAGCGGGAGGGAATTCTCCTGCTTCATGGTGATGAACTCTGTATCGATGATCATGCTTATCAGCGCTATAAACGCTGGATTCGAAATCCTCTGATTCTCACATTATTGCGTCATTTGCCGAAGAGGTATCGACTAGAGTTAGCGGCAAAAATAAAGAAGAAGAGTGGGCAGTCGACAGCGCGAAAGATTATGGATGTCAATGAGCACTACACGACACAATATTTTCATAAGCGGGGGGTGAGCCAGATGATTCATGGTCATACACATCGCCCAGCAATTCATCACCATGGAAATGAGCAGTATCGTTATGTCTTAAGTGATTGGGATATTACGGGAGATTATCTTAAATTAGAAGAGGGCAAAATCACTCGACATCAATTTAAGATTGCCGATTTTCAGTCGTTATCGTGA
- a CDS encoding peptidylprolyl isomerase, whose protein sequence is MLKFHTTMGDFTIQLNHEKAPATAENFLQYAKDGYFNGTLFHRIIPGFMVQGGGLEPGMVDKHKGHREPIQNEADNGLKNVRGSVAMARTMDPHSATSQFFINLVDNSFLDHKSQTPQGWGYAVFGEVVEGMDVIDKMAKVETTSRRGHGDVPVEDIIIENVEVIGE, encoded by the coding sequence ATGCTTAAGTTCCATACCACAATGGGTGATTTCACCATTCAATTAAATCATGAGAAAGCACCGGCTACGGCAGAAAACTTTCTCCAGTATGCGAAAGATGGTTACTTTAATGGTACGCTTTTCCACCGTATTATCCCTGGGTTTATGGTTCAGGGAGGTGGTTTAGAGCCAGGAATGGTTGATAAACATAAAGGTCATCGTGAACCGATTCAAAATGAAGCGGATAATGGTCTTAAGAATGTACGTGGATCTGTTGCAATGGCGCGGACAATGGATCCCCATTCAGCAACATCACAATTTTTTATCAACCTAGTGGATAATAGTTTCCTCGATCATAAATCGCAAACACCACAAGGTTGGGGTTATGCTGTTTTTGGTGAAGTTGTAGAAGGAATGGATGTGATCGATAAGATGGCGAAGGTAGAGACAACTTCTCGCCGCGGTCATGGTGATGTGCCGGTTGAAGATATTATTATCGAGAATGTTGAAGTTATCGGTGAGTAA
- a CDS encoding copper resistance protein NlpE: protein MKKLWIVLGATLLLAACNDKEVTPATIDENSAVEFDKEHSAQSALDYAGVYKGQYPCADCSGIDVELTLEYNGGYDLKQTYLDVKGKDETFNESGRFTWNKAGQVVTLEGTDGGPDGKLRYFVGENILFPADKEGKRIENEGPFDYTLHKVLPEE from the coding sequence ATGAAAAAATTATGGATTGTATTAGGTGCTACGCTTCTTCTGGCTGCATGTAATGATAAAGAGGTTACTCCTGCAACTATTGATGAAAATAGTGCCGTTGAGTTTGATAAAGAGCACTCAGCGCAAAGTGCATTAGATTATGCCGGGGTTTATAAGGGACAATATCCTTGTGCCGATTGTAGCGGCATCGATGTTGAGTTAACGCTTGAGTACAATGGTGGTTATGACCTTAAACAGACCTACCTCGATGTTAAAGGAAAAGATGAAACCTTTAATGAATCAGGGCGTTTCACGTGGAACAAAGCGGGCCAAGTGGTTACCTTAGAGGGGACTGATGGCGGACCTGATGGGAAGCTTCGCTACTTTGTGGGTGAAAATATTCTCTTCCCTGCAGATAAAGAGGGGAAGCGTATTGAGAATGAAGGGCCCTTTGATTACACGCTTCATAAAGTATTGCCGGAAGAGTAG
- a CDS encoding peptidylprolyl isomerase translates to MKKLMLAGALAASLFSGVVMAEEAVTAPHLYVEMDTTKGNFVVELDPEKAPITVENFKNYVDDGYYDGLIFHRVIDGFMVQGGGLDADMKQKKSGAPIKIESDNGLKNERGTIAMARTMDPNSATSQFFINTQNNTFLDYPGQDGYGYTVFGKVVEGMDVIDKIEKVKTTSKAGHQDVPVEPVVIESVKFVEKP, encoded by the coding sequence ATGAAAAAATTAATGTTAGCGGGTGCATTAGCAGCTAGCCTCTTTTCAGGGGTTGTTATGGCAGAAGAAGCAGTAACTGCACCTCATCTCTATGTGGAAATGGATACAACTAAAGGAAACTTTGTCGTTGAGCTCGATCCTGAAAAAGCGCCTATTACCGTTGAAAATTTTAAAAATTATGTTGATGATGGCTATTATGATGGATTGATTTTCCATCGTGTCATCGATGGCTTTATGGTGCAAGGTGGTGGTCTTGATGCGGATATGAAACAGAAGAAGAGTGGGGCACCTATTAAGATCGAGTCTGATAATGGATTGAAGAATGAGCGTGGCACTATTGCAATGGCACGAACAATGGATCCTAACTCAGCGACAAGCCAATTCTTTATCAACACGCAGAATAATACTTTCTTAGATTATCCTGGTCAGGATGGTTATGGTTATACCGTATTTGGAAAGGTTGTTGAAGGAATGGATGTGATCGATAAGATTGAGAAGGTTAAAACCACCTCAAAAGCAGGGCATCAAGATGTGCCGGTAGAGCCAGTCGTTATTGAAAGTGTTAAGTTTGTTGAAAAACCGTAG
- the yeiP gene encoding elongation factor P-like protein YeiP: MKKANEIRRGDVIQYNNLYYLVRDVEKSAPTARGGNTTFRIQIFSIPDNHKVDLSLRADDELEDVQLTKREATYSYKDGDNFVFMDSEDYSQYYLSEKLVGDDAGFILEGIEGYYVSLVDEAPVALSLPQTVVLEVVDTAPELKGASATKRNKPAKLSTGITVSVPEYIENGTKIVVNTDTREYSSRAN, encoded by the coding sequence GTGAAGAAAGCAAATGAGATACGCCGAGGCGATGTGATTCAATATAATAATCTCTATTACTTAGTGCGTGATGTGGAGAAATCTGCACCGACAGCAAGAGGTGGTAATACCACTTTTAGAATACAGATCTTCTCAATTCCCGATAATCATAAAGTCGATCTCTCTTTGCGTGCTGATGATGAGTTAGAGGATGTGCAATTAACAAAACGAGAGGCGACCTACTCCTATAAAGATGGTGATAATTTTGTCTTTATGGATAGTGAAGATTACAGTCAATATTATCTGAGCGAAAAGTTAGTAGGTGATGATGCTGGCTTTATTCTTGAAGGGATTGAAGGTTATTATGTCTCTTTAGTGGATGAAGCTCCTGTTGCGCTCTCTCTTCCTCAAACGGTGGTCTTAGAAGTGGTTGATACTGCACCTGAATTGAAAGGGGCGAGTGCGACAAAACGTAATAAGCCGGCAAAGCTCTCGACAGGCATCACAGTTTCAGTACCTGAATATATTGAAAATGGGACAAAAATTGTTGTCAATACCGATACAAGAGAGTATTCAAGTCGAGCAAATTAG